In one Lysobacter alkalisoli genomic region, the following are encoded:
- a CDS encoding PepSY-associated TM helix domain-containing protein: MNGSSKSWSRRRLRAALSWLHLWLGLVVGSIFAVVALTGSVLVFHVELLKLQHPQLTGHAPVAEGRVLERIVDEWKPQGLRSLDLPRDELPVWQGYFADGQRGYFSPEDGRLLLARSHHDDWLLWLHELHVELLGGRAGKEALGVAGWIALGLLLSGLYLWWPKRGRMLAQLKVHAGPPVRRWLSWHRSSGVVLLPLVLLVTLTGVGMIYSNGFRIVLAALFGGATHTAPAAAGAAGRPDWNRVLAEAGTALPGARVSRVSVSADDGVIGFRARAAGEWHPFGRSTIHLDNSGRLLQVVDATADPAGTRILQAIYPLHIGAVGGATMRWLTLLAGLMPVFLLVTGFLFWRRRRGK, translated from the coding sequence GTGAACGGTTCCAGCAAGTCATGGTCACGACGTCGCCTGCGGGCGGCGCTGTCGTGGCTGCACCTCTGGCTGGGGCTGGTGGTCGGCAGCATATTCGCCGTGGTCGCGTTGACCGGCAGCGTGCTGGTGTTCCACGTCGAACTGCTGAAGCTGCAGCATCCTCAGCTGACCGGCCATGCGCCGGTCGCCGAGGGTCGTGTGCTCGAACGCATCGTCGATGAGTGGAAACCGCAGGGACTGCGTTCGCTCGATCTGCCGCGCGATGAACTGCCGGTCTGGCAGGGCTATTTCGCGGACGGCCAACGCGGCTATTTCTCGCCTGAGGACGGCCGCCTGCTGCTGGCCCGCAGCCACCACGACGACTGGCTGCTGTGGCTGCACGAACTGCATGTCGAACTGCTCGGCGGCCGGGCCGGCAAGGAAGCGCTCGGGGTCGCCGGATGGATCGCGCTCGGTCTGCTGCTCAGCGGCCTGTACCTGTGGTGGCCCAAGCGCGGGCGGATGCTCGCACAACTGAAGGTCCACGCCGGTCCGCCGGTGCGGCGCTGGCTCAGCTGGCACCGCAGCAGCGGCGTGGTGCTGCTGCCACTGGTGCTGCTGGTCACCCTGACCGGGGTTGGCATGATCTACAGCAACGGTTTCCGCATCGTGCTGGCGGCACTGTTTGGCGGTGCGACCCACACCGCGCCGGCGGCGGCGGGAGCGGCCGGCCGGCCGGACTGGAATCGCGTGCTGGCCGAGGCCGGCACCGCCCTGCCCGGCGCGCGCGTGAGCCGGGTTTCGGTCTCGGCCGATGACGGCGTGATCGGCTTCCGTGCCCGTGCGGCGGGCGAATGGCACCCGTTCGGACGCAGCACCATCCACCTCGACAACAGCGGCCGCCTGCTGCAGGTCGTCGACGCCACCGCCGACCCGGCCGGCACCCGCATCCTCCAGGCAATTTACCCGCTGCATATCGGCGCGGTCGGCGGTGCGACGATGCGCTGGCTGACCCTGCTGGCCGGGCTGATGCCCGTGTTCCTGCTGGTCACCGGCTTCCTGTTCTGGCGGCGCCGACGCGGGAAGTAA
- a CDS encoding TonB-dependent receptor has translation MEVPDAPSLPLACALLAALPLSPVLAQGSADDSAVELDRITVSASTSRIPDSEAALPNTITIIDREQLQQQLAITQDVTQVLANLVPSFTPARQKMTNGGEALRGRKPLYLVDGVPQSTPLRAGGRDSHTIDPAMIERIEVIHGANSLQGLGASGGIINIITKRAPRGDGETFHDVTLAASSTLPHEDDATGWRGAYLFGTRSGAFDFVGGASYAHEGLYYDGNGNALPVDEVQGDLMDSQSWNLFAKGGWDIGPDRRLQLSLNRYQVEGDGDYSTVDGDAAAGIPATSAKGRPPMDPPRNLMTQAALDYTDRDLGGGYLQAQLYKADFEARYGASSWNAFWGPGSDSLMAQSQNVSKKLGAKLTWSRDGIGELPLRLTLGLDASRDETWQQLDGDTGESWYWVPKTVYTSVSPLLQAEYRIGPVLFTGGLRHERGKLDVDDYTTMPVYGSQPVEGGRPSTSETLPNFGMVWEASDALKLYASYSEGYTVADIGRVLRAINEPGKRVDSLVDLQPVVADNREVGLDYDDGRWIAHLAAYWSDSDLGSRLSYDPVTQVFNVARERTEIHGFEGNVAFRFSDAGRIGLAYARTRGRYDSDGDDRVDSNLPGTNIGPDRLTAFWTQVWAPRFDTRLQASHARDRDFDSSDDDFDGYTTVDLLGRYRLALGTLNIGIENLLDRQYITYYSQVRPPRNDTYTAGRGRVLTVGWSHRF, from the coding sequence ATGGAAGTGCCCGATGCCCCGTCTCTCCCCCTCGCCTGCGCCCTGCTGGCCGCGCTCCCGCTGTCCCCCGTGCTGGCCCAGGGCAGCGCTGACGACAGTGCCGTCGAGCTGGACCGCATCACCGTCTCTGCCAGCACCAGCCGCATTCCCGATTCCGAGGCGGCGCTGCCCAACACCATCACCATCATCGACCGCGAACAGCTGCAACAGCAGCTGGCGATCACCCAGGACGTCACCCAGGTGCTCGCCAACCTGGTGCCTTCGTTCACGCCCGCACGGCAGAAGATGACCAACGGTGGCGAGGCCCTGCGCGGGCGCAAACCGCTGTATCTGGTCGATGGCGTGCCGCAGTCCACGCCGCTGCGCGCGGGCGGCCGCGACAGTCACACCATCGATCCGGCGATGATCGAGCGCATCGAGGTCATTCATGGCGCCAACTCGCTGCAGGGTCTGGGCGCGTCGGGCGGCATCATCAACATCATCACCAAGCGCGCCCCGCGCGGGGATGGCGAAACGTTTCACGACGTCACCCTCGCCGCCAGCAGCACATTGCCGCATGAGGACGACGCCACCGGCTGGCGCGGCGCGTATCTGTTCGGCACCCGAAGCGGCGCGTTCGACTTCGTCGGCGGTGCCTCGTATGCGCATGAAGGTCTGTACTACGACGGCAACGGCAACGCGCTCCCGGTCGACGAAGTTCAGGGCGACCTGATGGATTCGCAAAGCTGGAATCTGTTCGCCAAGGGCGGCTGGGACATCGGCCCCGATCGTCGCCTGCAGCTGAGCCTCAACCGCTACCAGGTCGAGGGCGACGGCGACTACAGCACCGTCGATGGCGATGCCGCCGCCGGCATTCCCGCGACCTCGGCCAAGGGCCGCCCGCCAATGGACCCGCCGCGCAACCTGATGACCCAGGCCGCGCTCGACTACACCGACCGCGACCTCGGCGGCGGCTATCTCCAGGCCCAGCTCTACAAGGCCGACTTCGAGGCCCGCTACGGCGCATCGTCGTGGAACGCATTCTGGGGACCGGGCAGCGACAGCCTGATGGCGCAGTCGCAGAACGTGTCGAAGAAGCTCGGCGCCAAGCTGACCTGGTCGCGCGACGGCATCGGCGAGCTGCCGCTGCGCCTGACCCTGGGTCTGGACGCCTCCCGCGACGAGACCTGGCAGCAACTCGACGGCGACACCGGCGAGTCCTGGTACTGGGTGCCAAAGACGGTGTACACCTCGGTCTCGCCGCTGCTGCAAGCCGAGTACAGGATCGGCCCGGTACTGTTTACCGGCGGCCTGCGCCATGAGCGCGGCAAACTCGACGTCGACGACTACACCACGATGCCGGTCTATGGCAGTCAGCCCGTCGAGGGCGGCAGGCCCAGCACCAGCGAGACCCTGCCCAATTTCGGCATGGTGTGGGAGGCCAGCGACGCATTGAAACTGTATGCCTCGTACTCGGAGGGCTACACGGTCGCCGACATCGGCCGCGTGCTGCGTGCGATCAACGAGCCCGGCAAACGGGTCGACAGCCTGGTCGACCTGCAGCCGGTGGTCGCCGACAACCGTGAGGTCGGTCTGGATTACGACGACGGCCGATGGATCGCGCATCTCGCCGCCTACTGGTCCGACTCCGACCTCGGTTCCCGGCTGTCTTACGACCCGGTCACCCAGGTCTTCAACGTCGCCCGCGAGCGCACCGAGATCCACGGCTTCGAAGGCAATGTCGCGTTCCGGTTTTCCGATGCTGGCCGCATCGGTCTGGCCTACGCCCGCACCCGCGGCCGCTACGACAGCGATGGGGACGACCGTGTCGACAGCAACCTGCCCGGGACCAACATCGGCCCGGATCGCCTGACCGCGTTCTGGACCCAGGTGTGGGCACCCCGCTTCGATACCCGCCTGCAGGCCAGCCACGCCCGTGACCGCGACTTCGACAGCAGCGACGACGACTTCGACGGCTACACCACGGTCGATCTGCTGGGCCGCTACCGGCTGGCGCTGGGCACGCTCAATATCGGCATCGAGAACCTGCTCGACAGGCAGTACATCACCTACTACTCCCAGGTCAGGCCACCGCGCAACGACACCTACACCGCCGGCCGTGGCCGGGTGCTGACAGTGGGCTGGTCGCACCGGTTCTGA
- a CDS encoding YegP family protein — protein sequence MAGRFEITTRSNGEFQFNLRAGNGQVILTSEGYQAKASCLNGVESVRKHSEQEAFFDRLVAKDGRPYFTLTAGNGQVIGHSQMYSSKTARDNGIDSVMLNAPSALVIDKTDAAVA from the coding sequence ATGGCCGGTCGATTCGAGATCACCACTCGCAGCAATGGAGAGTTCCAGTTCAACCTGCGTGCGGGCAACGGCCAGGTCATCCTGACCAGCGAGGGATACCAGGCCAAGGCTTCATGCCTGAACGGCGTCGAGTCGGTCCGCAAGCACAGCGAGCAGGAGGCCTTTTTCGACCGGCTGGTGGCGAAGGATGGCCGCCCCTACTTCACCCTCACGGCCGGCAATGGCCAGGTGATCGGCCACAGCCAGATGTACAGCAGCAAGACCGCGCGCGACAACGGCATCGACTCGGTGATGCTCAATGCGCCGAGCGCGCTGGTGATCGACAAGACCGACGCCGCCGTCGCCTGA
- a CDS encoding ribokinase, whose protein sequence is MTAKSKVVVVGSFNVDHVWSTDMLPRPGETLAGRYRSGPGGKGFNQAVAAARSGATTAFVCALGDDAGGRLARELAEGDGIALHAQSSSQPTGTAGIYVDADGRNSIVIGPGANAALSPAHVRAQDAAFVGAGVVLAQLESPVDAVLEAFTVARRHGASALLNPAPADAVVTPELWALADLTTPNETEFCMQLKRLGADADPVTLASQPDDALHALCRQLLPHGTVVITLGAAGCFVSHPAGDLRGDTAPCYRQPAPQVDAIDTTGAGDAFNGALAAALASAPGQPFAAHVRRAVDYAALSTERHGAAEAMPRMHELAERFPDRRQYEQKINTA, encoded by the coding sequence ATGACCGCGAAAAGCAAAGTCGTTGTGGTGGGTTCGTTCAATGTCGACCATGTGTGGTCGACGGACATGCTGCCCCGTCCCGGCGAGACGCTGGCCGGACGCTATCGCAGCGGACCCGGCGGCAAGGGCTTCAACCAGGCGGTCGCCGCGGCGCGTTCGGGAGCGACGACCGCATTCGTCTGCGCGCTCGGCGACGATGCAGGTGGCCGGCTGGCGCGCGAACTGGCCGAAGGCGACGGCATCGCCCTGCATGCCCAGAGCAGCAGCCAGCCGACCGGCACCGCCGGGATCTATGTCGATGCCGACGGCCGCAACAGCATCGTCATCGGGCCGGGGGCCAATGCGGCGCTGTCGCCCGCGCATGTGCGTGCGCAGGATGCCGCTTTCGTCGGCGCCGGCGTGGTCCTGGCGCAACTGGAGTCGCCGGTCGATGCGGTGCTAGAGGCCTTCACCGTCGCCCGCCGGCACGGCGCCAGCGCCCTGCTCAACCCGGCTCCGGCCGATGCCGTGGTGACGCCGGAGTTATGGGCGTTGGCCGACCTGACCACCCCCAATGAAACCGAGTTCTGCATGCAGCTGAAGCGGCTCGGTGCCGATGCCGACCCGGTCACTCTGGCCAGCCAGCCCGACGATGCCCTGCATGCCCTGTGCCGCCAGCTCCTGCCACACGGTACCGTCGTGATCACGCTCGGCGCTGCCGGCTGCTTCGTCTCCCATCCCGCCGGCGACCTGCGTGGCGACACCGCCCCCTGCTACCGCCAGCCGGCGCCGCAAGTGGATGCGATCGATACCACCGGCGCAGGCGATGCCTTCAATGGCGCCCTGGCCGCGGCACTGGCATCGGCGCCCGGCCAGCCCTTCGCCGCCCACGTTCGCCGCGCTGTCGACTACGCAGCGCTTTCCACCGAACGCCACGGCGCGGCCGAAGCCATGCCACGCATGCATGAGCTGGCGGAACGCTTCCCAGACCGCCGGCAATATGAACAAAAAATAAATACGGCCTGA